The Brassica oleracea var. oleracea cultivar TO1000 unplaced genomic scaffold, BOL UnpScaffold01471, whole genome shotgun sequence genome has a segment encoding these proteins:
- the LOC106321355 gene encoding uncharacterized protein LOC106321355 isoform X2, producing MDLEDWELLPKNLYKGLDLDHDEDHEAAMRIIRNTEKSFDMDYFICPTQDPVGKIEFHRRPSVVPTQLLQVPVNWEPVYTVDDTDHKKNQDQDPELVTESVPSPRITFKTAKENEFVDMKIDLPARFTSPLPQKDDEHSVSGRVLAREYYGEMGTEVEEGGDVKCKKEVEWEEEEKNKRGEKMNLWKMGLHGIGAICSFGVATAAATLYVFFLGRNNSIRGCRNKNQILRFQIYSDDNKVSE from the coding sequence ATGGATCTAGAAGATTGGGAGTTACTCCCCAAGAATCTCTACAAGGGTCTCGATCTCGATCACGACGAGGATCATGAGGCAGCGATGAGGATCATCAGAAACACTGAGAAAAGCTTCGATATGGATTACTTTATCTGCCCGACACAAGATCCTGTCGGAAAAATAGAGTTCCATAGAAGACCAAGCGTGGTCCCCACACAGCTCCTCCAAGTTCCCGTTAATTGGGAACCTGTGTACACCGTGGACGACACAGATCACAAGAAGAACCAGGATCAGGATCCGGAACTTGTGACGGAATCTGTTCCGTCGCCGAGAATAACCTTCAAAACAGCGAAGGAAAACGAATTTGTCGACATGAAAATAGACTTACCAGCGAGGTTCACAAGTCCTCTGCCTCAGAAAGATGACGAACACTCTGTCTCAGGAAGAGTGTTAGCAAGAGAGTACTACGGTGAGATGGGAACAGAGGTTGAGGAAGGTGGTGACGTGAAGTGCAAGAAAGAAGTTGagtgggaggaggaggagaagaacaAACGTGGTGAAAAAATGAATCTGTGGAAGATGGGTCTTCATGGAATTGGAGCTATATGTTCATTTGGTGTTGCTACTGCTGCTGCCACTTTATATGTCTTCTTCCTTGGACGCAACAATAGCATACGAGGTTGTCGGAACAAGAACCAGATCCTCAGGTTCCAGATCTACTCTGATGATAACAAGGTAAG